The following coding sequences lie in one Myxococcus xanthus genomic window:
- a CDS encoding DUF6311 domain-containing protein has translation MRPALPERLRRILDTVASFVVANAGPLGAAVVGLLAFLAIYGPAALNPTRLAWLIRDDFSQHLLGWLFFRNEPLRFPLGAIDGYLHPLGTTLGYMDAIPWVALLLRPFSSLLPADFQYIGPWMCMCLVLQGASSAWVARRMGATVPQQWLVGALLVLSPTLLARMSMAHEALCAHWTIVLLVGLNLIPQRDAREATQALGIALALCVFAAGVHPVITAMVLPLALALCVRTALERKLPWRWPLLGAVVNVGVVLVLFYVLGYLGTVRTLGAGAFGGFSADLLAFVNPMGYRDSWSRFLGSLPRQGAQYEGFGYLGLGVLFALWAALILLVRDAPLVARQWRRLVPVGLVTLGLGFFALSSRITLQGELIADLTGLYAPVMRWVEPFRSSGRFVWPLYYLLALGSSLALIRLPRPTVAPSLLALALVLQAFDVNLGRGHQAKEGPAWNTQPSEALREAAVGRKHLVLYPPQMHDGSGRGCRAGPMDFHRWAYRAYRLGLTFNSGYVARLDDSRAQPYCLGLDDDIRAGKLDPETLYLSIPQRLHEFRAIRGTRCVQEERLWMCVLEQAPAAPTEHASP, from the coding sequence CCCGCTGGGGGCCGCCGTGGTGGGGCTGCTGGCGTTCCTGGCCATCTACGGTCCGGCGGCGCTGAATCCCACGCGCCTGGCCTGGCTCATCCGTGACGACTTCAGCCAGCACCTGCTGGGCTGGCTGTTCTTCCGAAACGAACCGCTCCGCTTTCCGCTGGGCGCCATCGACGGCTACCTGCATCCGCTCGGGACGACGCTTGGCTACATGGACGCCATCCCCTGGGTGGCGTTGCTGCTGCGGCCGTTCTCCAGCCTGCTGCCCGCCGACTTCCAGTACATCGGACCGTGGATGTGCATGTGCCTGGTGCTCCAGGGCGCTTCGTCCGCGTGGGTGGCGCGGCGGATGGGCGCGACGGTGCCGCAGCAATGGCTGGTGGGCGCGCTGCTCGTGCTGTCGCCCACGCTGCTGGCGCGCATGAGCATGGCGCACGAAGCGTTGTGCGCGCACTGGACCATCGTGCTGCTGGTGGGGCTGAACCTGATTCCTCAGCGGGACGCGCGCGAGGCGACGCAGGCGCTGGGCATCGCGCTGGCGCTGTGTGTGTTCGCCGCGGGCGTGCACCCCGTGATTACCGCCATGGTGCTGCCGCTCGCGCTGGCGCTGTGCGTGCGGACCGCGTTGGAGCGCAAGCTGCCCTGGCGGTGGCCCCTGCTGGGCGCCGTGGTGAACGTGGGCGTGGTGCTGGTGCTGTTCTACGTGCTGGGCTACCTCGGCACGGTGCGCACCCTGGGCGCCGGCGCCTTCGGTGGGTTCTCCGCGGACCTCCTGGCGTTCGTCAATCCGATGGGCTACCGGGACTCCTGGTCGCGCTTCCTGGGTTCGCTGCCGAGGCAGGGCGCCCAGTACGAAGGCTTCGGCTACCTGGGGCTGGGCGTGCTCTTCGCGCTCTGGGCCGCGCTCATCCTGCTCGTGCGGGACGCGCCGCTCGTCGCGCGGCAATGGCGCAGGCTGGTGCCGGTGGGGCTGGTGACGCTGGGCCTGGGCTTCTTCGCGCTGTCCTCGCGCATCACCCTGCAAGGTGAACTCATCGCGGACCTGACGGGCCTCTACGCGCCGGTGATGCGGTGGGTGGAGCCCTTCCGTTCCTCCGGCCGCTTCGTGTGGCCGCTGTACTACCTGCTGGCGCTGGGCTCCTCGCTCGCCCTCATCCGCCTGCCCCGGCCCACGGTGGCGCCGTCGCTCCTGGCCCTGGCGCTGGTGCTGCAGGCCTTCGATGTGAACCTGGGGCGAGGCCATCAGGCGAAGGAAGGGCCGGCCTGGAACACGCAGCCGTCCGAGGCGCTGCGCGAGGCCGCCGTGGGGCGCAAGCACCTGGTGCTCTACCCGCCGCAGATGCATGACGGCTCCGGGCGGGGCTGCCGCGCCGGGCCCATGGACTTCCACCGCTGGGCCTACCGCGCCTACCGGCTGGGGCTCACCTTCAACAGCGGCTACGTCGCGCGGTTGGACGACTCGCGCGCGCAGCCCTACTGCCTGGGACTCGACGACGATATCCGGGCGGGCAAGCTCGACCCGGAGACCCTCTACCTCTCCATTCCGCAGCGGCTCCATGAGTTCCGCGCCATTCGCGGTACGCGCTGTGTGCAGGAGGAGCGGCTGTGGATGTGCGTCCTGGAGCAGGCGCCCGCTGCTCCGACGGAGCACGCCTCGCCCTGA